In Lonchura striata isolate bLonStr1 chromosome 18, bLonStr1.mat, whole genome shotgun sequence, one genomic interval encodes:
- the RPLP0 gene encoding large ribosomal subunit protein uL10: MPREDRATWKSNYFMKIIQLLDDYPKCFIVGADNVGSKQMQQIRMSLRGKAVVLMGKNTMMRKAIRGHLENNPALEKLLPHIRGNVGFVFTKEDLTEIRDMLLANKVPAAARAGAIAPCDVTVPAQNTGLGPEKTSFFQALGITTKISRGTIEILSDVQLIKTGDKVGASEATLLNMLNISPFSFGLVIQQVFDNGSIYNPEVLDITEETLHKRFLEGVRNVASICLQIGYPTIASVPHSIINGYKRVLAVAVETDYTFPLAEKVKAFLADPSAFVAAMPVVAEAAAPAAAAAAAPAKEAVKEESEESDEDMGFGLFD; the protein is encoded by the exons ATGCCCAGGGAAGACAGGGCTACGTGGAAGTCCAACTATTTTATGAAAATCATC cAACTCCTGGATGATTACCCAAAATGTTTCATTGTGGGAGCAGACAACGTGGGATCCAAGCAGATGCAGCAGATCCGTATGTCCCTGCGTGGAAAAGCTGTTGTGCTGATGGGGAAGAATACGATGATGCGCAAAGCTATTCGTGGTCATCTGGAGAATAACCCTGCTCTAGAAAA gctgctgcCTCACATCCGTGGGAATGTGGGCTTTGTCTTCACTAAGGAGGATCTGACTGAGATCCGGGACATGCTGCTGGCTAACAAG GTGCCAGCTGCTGCCCGTGCCGGTGCTATCGCTCCTTGTGATGTGACTGTGCCAGCCCAGAACACAGGCCTTGGACCTGAGAAGACCTCCTTTTTCCAGGCCTTGGGCATCACCACAAAGATTTCCAGAGGAACCATTGAAATTCTG AGTGATGTGCAGCTTATCAAGACTGGAGACAAAGTGGGTGCCAGCGAAGCCACCTTGCTCAACATGCTGAACATCTCCCCGTTCTCCTTTGGGTTGGTGATCCAGCAGGTCTTTGATAATGGCAGCATTTACAACCCTGAAGTGCTGGACATCACCGAGGAGACCTTGCACAAGCGCTTTCTGGAG GGTGTTCGTAATGTTGCCAGCATCTGTCTGCAAATTGGGTACCCGACCATTGCATCTGTGCCCCACTCCATCATCAACGGGTACAAGCGTgtcctggctgtggctgtggagACTGACTACACCTTCCCACTGGCTGAAAAG GTGAAGGCCTTCCTGGCAGACCCCTCAGCTTTTGTGGCAGCTATGCCTGTGGTGGCtgaagcagctgctcctgctgctgccgctgctgctgctccagcaaaGGAGGCAGTGAAGGAGGAGTCGGAGGAATCTGACGAGGACATGGGATTTGGTCTCTTTGACTAA